The Panicum hallii strain FIL2 chromosome 9, PHallii_v3.1, whole genome shotgun sequence genome has a window encoding:
- the LOC112875802 gene encoding probable ubiquitin conjugation factor E4 isoform X2 — MASPSPASARPQRSPDEVEDIILRKILLVSLAPPANPSPAVAYLELTAAELLSESRPLLALRDAAERLLIDRLSLPDPPAASPPPFTFLAAAFGRAADEARKISTIRDAGLRARLADSIVHLRGLILSYARIVAGNPDTFPSTPGAPHPAAELLVFLLSEAADPLDPTPVPGAPPPPGFIDEFFGGADYESIEPAMGELYERLRQSVEKVSALGDFQRPLRVLRRLVGMPNCAKALVNHPKWIPKNQIMLIGEGRVMELSSVLGAFFHVSAIRDREFASKPDVGQQCFSEASSRRPADLLSSFTTIKSVMNGLYDGLKDVLLILLKNLDTREKVLEYIAEVINKNASRSGMQVDPLKCASSGMFVNLSAVMLRLCEPFLDNMESKKDKIDVNYLFCNNRIDFKDLTAINASSDEVSSWIESIKNEHDQNSASGEARLIESQEATSSGKNSTSLVRCAKKENFSFICECFFMTARVLNLGLMKAISDFKHISQQLARFEDDLESNRAMRDRGGSPQLEQDINRLEKIVEILTQDKFCYEAQILRDGAFLQRALSFYRLMILWSVDLVGGFKMPLPSQCPKKFSCIPEHFLDDAMDLLVLTSRIPKALESFVLDDFLSFIIMFMGSTSYIKNPYLRAKMVEVLNCWMPQRSGLSSTASLFEGHQLCLDYLVRNLLKLYVDIEFTGSHTQFFDKFNIRHNIAELLEYLWDVPSHRNAWRQIAKEEEKGVYLNFLNFLINDSIYLLDESLNKILELKEIEAEMANTVEWERRLPQEREERLRVFHQWENIVRFDMKLANEDVGMLAFTSEQIPAPFLLPEMVERVASMLNYFLLQLAGPQRKSLTVKDPEKYEFKPKQLLKQIATIYVHISRGDKEAVFPAAISKDGRAYNDQLFASAANILWRIGGDPQIIKEFMQLAGKAKAAASEAMDAEAILGDIPDEFLDPIQYTLMKDPVILPSSKVTIDRPVIIRHLLSDSIHLTDPTSLKTC; from the exons ATGGCGTCCCCGTCGCCGGCTTCGGCGCGGCCGCAGCGCTCGCCCGACGAGGTGGAGGACATCATCCTCCGCAAGATCCTGCTCGTCTCCCTCGCGCCCCCGGCCAACCCCAGCCCCGCCGTCGCCTACCTCGAGCTCACCGCCGCCGAGCTCCTCTCCGAGTCGCGCCCGCTCCTCGCCCTGCGCGACGCCGCCGAGCGCCTCCTCATCGACCGCCTCTCGCTCCCGGACCCGCCCGCCGCGTCCCCGCCCCCCTTcaccttcctcgccgccgccttcggccgcGCCGCCGACGAGGCCCGCAAGATCTCCACCATCCGCGACGCCGGCCTCCGGGCGAGGCTCGCGGACTCCATCGTCCACCTCCGGGGACTCATCCTCTCCTACGCGCGCATCGTCGCCGGGAACCCCGACACCTTCCCCTCGACGCCCGGCGCGCCCCACCCCGCCGCCGAGCTCCTCGTCTTCCTGCTCTCTGAGGCCGCCGACCCGCTCGACCCCACCCCGGTgcccggcgccccgccgcccccgggcTTCATCGACGAGTTCTTCGGCGGTGCGGACTACGAGTCCATCGAGCCGGCAATGGGGGAGCTGTACGAGCGCCTCAGGCAGAGCGTTGAGAAGGTCTCGGCGCTTGGCGATTTCCAGCGCCCGCTGCGGGTGCTTAGGCGCCTCGTGGGGATGCCCAACTGTGCCAAGGCTCTGGTAAACCATCCCAAGTGGATACCAAAAAATCAGATCATGCTCATTGGGGAAGGAAGGGTCATGGAGCTCTCCAGTGTGCTTGGGGCCTTCTTCCACGTTAGCGCCATCCGTGACCGCGAGTTTGCCAGCAAGCCTGACGTCGG GCAACAGTGTTTCTCGGAGGCATCTTCACGGCGACCAGCTGATTTGTTGTCATCTTTCACAACAATCAAGAGCGTCATGAATGGCTTGTATGATGGCCTTAAGGATGTTCTTCTAATCCTCCTTAAAAACTTGGATACTCGAGAAAAGGTTCTTGAGTATATAGCAGAAGTGATAAATAAAAATGCTTCCAGATCTGGCATGCAG GTAGACCCTTTAAAATGCGCGAGCTCAGGTATGTTTGTGAATCTTAGTGCTGTGATGCTCCGCCTATGTGAGCCTTTTTTGGACAACATGGAGTCAAAGAAGGACAAGATTGATGTCAATTACCTCTTCTGCAACAATAGAATTGATTTCAA AGATTTGACAGCAATAAATGCTTCTTCAGATGAAGTCTCATCTTGGATAGAGAGCATAAAGAATGAGCATGATCAAAATAGTGCCAGTGGAGAGGCCCGCTTAATTGAATCACAGGAAGCCACAAGCTCAGGCAAAAATAGCACATCTTTAGTTAGGTGTGCAAAAAAGGAGAATTTCTCATTTATTTGCGAATGTTTCTTCATGACTGCAAGGGTACTTAATCTGGGGTTGATGAAAGCTATATCAGACTTCAAACATATTTCTCAG CAACTTGCAAGGTTTGAAGATGACTTGGAATCAAATAGAGCAATGAGAGATCGAGGGGGCTCACCACAGCTGGAGCAAGATATAAATCGCTTGGAGAAGATCGTCGAGATTTTAACACAGGACAAATTCTGTTATGAAGCTCAGATACTACGA GATGGTGCATTCCTTCAACGGGCATTATCTTTCTACAGATTGATGATACTGTGGTCTGTAGACCTAGTTGGTGGATTCAAGATGCCTTTGCCATCACAGTGCCCCAAGAAATTTTCTTGCATTCCAGAGCATTTTCTTGATGATGCAATGGATTTACTTGTTCTGACCTCTAGAATTCCAAAGGCGTTGGAAAGCTTTGTATTG GATGACTTTCTCAGTTTCATCATTATGTTTATGGGAAGCACATCTTACATTAAGAATCCTTACCTAAGAGCAAAGATGGTTGAAGTTTTGAATTGCTGGATGCCACAAAGAAG TGGCTTGAGTTCTACAGCCTCGCTATTTGAGGGGCACCAACTATGTCTTGACTACCTTGTCAGAAATCTTCTAAAGCTTTATGTGGATATTGAATTCACTGGCTCCCATACACAA TTTTTTGACAAGTTTAACATTCGACATAATATTGCTGAACTTTTGGAGTATTTATGGGATGTTCCAAGTCATCGAAATGCTTGGAGACAA ATAGctaaagaggaggagaagggtgTATACTTAAATTTTCTGAACTTCCTTATCAATGATAGCATCTATCTTCTTGACGAGAGCTTGAACAAAATTCTCGAACTGAAAGAAATAGAGGCTGAAATGGCTAACACCGTTGAGTGGGAGCGCAGGCTCCCTCAAGAAAGAGAGGAGCGGCTGCGTGTATTTCATCAGTGGGAGAAT ATTGTTCGATTTGACATGAAGCTGGCCAACGAGGATGTTGGGATGCTTGCATTCACTTCAGAACAAATTCCAGCACCTTTCCTTCTCCCTGAAATG GTGGAAAGGGTTGCAAGCATGCTTAATTACTTCCTCTTGCAACTTGCTGGTCCCCAGAGGAAATCTTTGACGGTAAAGGATCCAGAGAAGTACGAGTTCAAGCCAAAGCAGCTGTTGAAACAG ATTGCCACCATTTATGTCCATATCTCAAGGGGCGATAAGGAAGCTGTCTTCCCAGCTGCTATCTCAAAAGATGGTAGAGCTTACAATGACCAG TTGTTTGCTAGTGCAGCCAATATTCTGTGGAGGATTGGGGGTGATCCCCAAATTATAAAGGAGTTTATGCAACTTGCTGGTAAGGCAAAAGCTGCTGCTTCTGAGGCTATGGATGCTGAGGCCATCCTTGGGGACATACCAGATGAATTTCTCGATCCAATTCAG TATACTCTGATGAAAGATCCTGTGATCCTCCCATCATCAAAGGTCACAATAGATCGGCCTGTTATTATCAGGCATCTGCTGAGTGATTCT ATCCATTTAACCGATCCCACCTCACTCAAGACATGCTGA
- the LOC112875802 gene encoding probable ubiquitin conjugation factor E4 isoform X1, with translation MASPSPASARPQRSPDEVEDIILRKILLVSLAPPANPSPAVAYLELTAAELLSESRPLLALRDAAERLLIDRLSLPDPPAASPPPFTFLAAAFGRAADEARKISTIRDAGLRARLADSIVHLRGLILSYARIVAGNPDTFPSTPGAPHPAAELLVFLLSEAADPLDPTPVPGAPPPPGFIDEFFGGADYESIEPAMGELYERLRQSVEKVSALGDFQRPLRVLRRLVGMPNCAKALVNHPKWIPKNQIMLIGEGRVMELSSVLGAFFHVSAIRDREFASKPDVGQQCFSEASSRRPADLLSSFTTIKSVMNGLYDGLKDVLLILLKNLDTREKVLEYIAEVINKNASRSGMQVDPLKCASSGMFVNLSAVMLRLCEPFLDNMESKKDKIDVNYLFCNNRIDFKDLTAINASSDEVSSWIESIKNEHDQNSASGEARLIESQEATSSGKNSTSLVRCAKKENFSFICECFFMTARVLNLGLMKAISDFKHISQQLARFEDDLESNRAMRDRGGSPQLEQDINRLEKIVEILTQDKFCYEAQILRDGAFLQRALSFYRLMILWSVDLVGGFKMPLPSQCPKKFSCIPEHFLDDAMDLLVLTSRIPKALESFVLDDFLSFIIMFMGSTSYIKNPYLRAKMVEVLNCWMPQRSGLSSTASLFEGHQLCLDYLVRNLLKLYVDIEFTGSHTQFFDKFNIRHNIAELLEYLWDVPSHRNAWRQIAKEEEKGVYLNFLNFLINDSIYLLDESLNKILELKEIEAEMANTVEWERRLPQEREERLRVFHQWENIVRFDMKLANEDVGMLAFTSEQIPAPFLLPEMVERVASMLNYFLLQLAGPQRKSLTVKDPEKYEFKPKQLLKQIATIYVHISRGDKEAVFPAAISKDGRAYNDQLFASAANILWRIGGDPQIIKEFMQLAGKAKAAASEAMDAEAILGDIPDEFLDPIQYTLMKDPVILPSSKVTIDRPVIIRHLLSDSTDPFNRSHLTQDMLIPNTELKLQIEEFVRSQQSRKRTAAELEIGEPDGTADMVE, from the exons ATGGCGTCCCCGTCGCCGGCTTCGGCGCGGCCGCAGCGCTCGCCCGACGAGGTGGAGGACATCATCCTCCGCAAGATCCTGCTCGTCTCCCTCGCGCCCCCGGCCAACCCCAGCCCCGCCGTCGCCTACCTCGAGCTCACCGCCGCCGAGCTCCTCTCCGAGTCGCGCCCGCTCCTCGCCCTGCGCGACGCCGCCGAGCGCCTCCTCATCGACCGCCTCTCGCTCCCGGACCCGCCCGCCGCGTCCCCGCCCCCCTTcaccttcctcgccgccgccttcggccgcGCCGCCGACGAGGCCCGCAAGATCTCCACCATCCGCGACGCCGGCCTCCGGGCGAGGCTCGCGGACTCCATCGTCCACCTCCGGGGACTCATCCTCTCCTACGCGCGCATCGTCGCCGGGAACCCCGACACCTTCCCCTCGACGCCCGGCGCGCCCCACCCCGCCGCCGAGCTCCTCGTCTTCCTGCTCTCTGAGGCCGCCGACCCGCTCGACCCCACCCCGGTgcccggcgccccgccgcccccgggcTTCATCGACGAGTTCTTCGGCGGTGCGGACTACGAGTCCATCGAGCCGGCAATGGGGGAGCTGTACGAGCGCCTCAGGCAGAGCGTTGAGAAGGTCTCGGCGCTTGGCGATTTCCAGCGCCCGCTGCGGGTGCTTAGGCGCCTCGTGGGGATGCCCAACTGTGCCAAGGCTCTGGTAAACCATCCCAAGTGGATACCAAAAAATCAGATCATGCTCATTGGGGAAGGAAGGGTCATGGAGCTCTCCAGTGTGCTTGGGGCCTTCTTCCACGTTAGCGCCATCCGTGACCGCGAGTTTGCCAGCAAGCCTGACGTCGG GCAACAGTGTTTCTCGGAGGCATCTTCACGGCGACCAGCTGATTTGTTGTCATCTTTCACAACAATCAAGAGCGTCATGAATGGCTTGTATGATGGCCTTAAGGATGTTCTTCTAATCCTCCTTAAAAACTTGGATACTCGAGAAAAGGTTCTTGAGTATATAGCAGAAGTGATAAATAAAAATGCTTCCAGATCTGGCATGCAG GTAGACCCTTTAAAATGCGCGAGCTCAGGTATGTTTGTGAATCTTAGTGCTGTGATGCTCCGCCTATGTGAGCCTTTTTTGGACAACATGGAGTCAAAGAAGGACAAGATTGATGTCAATTACCTCTTCTGCAACAATAGAATTGATTTCAA AGATTTGACAGCAATAAATGCTTCTTCAGATGAAGTCTCATCTTGGATAGAGAGCATAAAGAATGAGCATGATCAAAATAGTGCCAGTGGAGAGGCCCGCTTAATTGAATCACAGGAAGCCACAAGCTCAGGCAAAAATAGCACATCTTTAGTTAGGTGTGCAAAAAAGGAGAATTTCTCATTTATTTGCGAATGTTTCTTCATGACTGCAAGGGTACTTAATCTGGGGTTGATGAAAGCTATATCAGACTTCAAACATATTTCTCAG CAACTTGCAAGGTTTGAAGATGACTTGGAATCAAATAGAGCAATGAGAGATCGAGGGGGCTCACCACAGCTGGAGCAAGATATAAATCGCTTGGAGAAGATCGTCGAGATTTTAACACAGGACAAATTCTGTTATGAAGCTCAGATACTACGA GATGGTGCATTCCTTCAACGGGCATTATCTTTCTACAGATTGATGATACTGTGGTCTGTAGACCTAGTTGGTGGATTCAAGATGCCTTTGCCATCACAGTGCCCCAAGAAATTTTCTTGCATTCCAGAGCATTTTCTTGATGATGCAATGGATTTACTTGTTCTGACCTCTAGAATTCCAAAGGCGTTGGAAAGCTTTGTATTG GATGACTTTCTCAGTTTCATCATTATGTTTATGGGAAGCACATCTTACATTAAGAATCCTTACCTAAGAGCAAAGATGGTTGAAGTTTTGAATTGCTGGATGCCACAAAGAAG TGGCTTGAGTTCTACAGCCTCGCTATTTGAGGGGCACCAACTATGTCTTGACTACCTTGTCAGAAATCTTCTAAAGCTTTATGTGGATATTGAATTCACTGGCTCCCATACACAA TTTTTTGACAAGTTTAACATTCGACATAATATTGCTGAACTTTTGGAGTATTTATGGGATGTTCCAAGTCATCGAAATGCTTGGAGACAA ATAGctaaagaggaggagaagggtgTATACTTAAATTTTCTGAACTTCCTTATCAATGATAGCATCTATCTTCTTGACGAGAGCTTGAACAAAATTCTCGAACTGAAAGAAATAGAGGCTGAAATGGCTAACACCGTTGAGTGGGAGCGCAGGCTCCCTCAAGAAAGAGAGGAGCGGCTGCGTGTATTTCATCAGTGGGAGAAT ATTGTTCGATTTGACATGAAGCTGGCCAACGAGGATGTTGGGATGCTTGCATTCACTTCAGAACAAATTCCAGCACCTTTCCTTCTCCCTGAAATG GTGGAAAGGGTTGCAAGCATGCTTAATTACTTCCTCTTGCAACTTGCTGGTCCCCAGAGGAAATCTTTGACGGTAAAGGATCCAGAGAAGTACGAGTTCAAGCCAAAGCAGCTGTTGAAACAG ATTGCCACCATTTATGTCCATATCTCAAGGGGCGATAAGGAAGCTGTCTTCCCAGCTGCTATCTCAAAAGATGGTAGAGCTTACAATGACCAG TTGTTTGCTAGTGCAGCCAATATTCTGTGGAGGATTGGGGGTGATCCCCAAATTATAAAGGAGTTTATGCAACTTGCTGGTAAGGCAAAAGCTGCTGCTTCTGAGGCTATGGATGCTGAGGCCATCCTTGGGGACATACCAGATGAATTTCTCGATCCAATTCAG TATACTCTGATGAAAGATCCTGTGATCCTCCCATCATCAAAGGTCACAATAGATCGGCCTGTTATTATCAGGCATCTGCTGAGTGATTCT ACAGATCCATTTAACCGATCCCACCTCACTCAAGACATGCTGATACCAAATACAGAGCTAAAGTTGCAGATAGAAGAGTTTGTCCGGTCTCAGCAGTCAAGAAAGCGAACAGCTGCTGAATTGGAGATAGGCGAACCGGATGGCACTGCTGATATGGTTGAATGA